In Carassius carassius chromosome 46, fCarCar2.1, whole genome shotgun sequence, the following proteins share a genomic window:
- the LOC132129667 gene encoding uncharacterized protein LOC132129667 — protein MEYHSSGTLPLLGSPRYCPGTKSASGYLCQTGHCCQETGCCTYYYELWWFWLLWSVLILFSCCCAYRHRQAKQRIQQQQRQREINLMAYQGACSYPSSMFDLSFLTSLKLPSYEEVAAQPSTPPPPYSSVAYQRGSAQPGPSHMLSSQSSDNYTSCSCDSCCPSSPCSSSPSSAQLTDETDTSHASSPSLSEPGHAHSVVMHTECVPIQPLYEGGQSPTRSTAEVMEAELPSSTPLASIGGNIPVKNTSSSTDNITEIVDAPQTISTNNICDANGANSKNITSLCHPTPPTSSSSLQVFSMSDPLGVRPEQQIKAALKEEPVQAPPPQSPPRTALFSPGNEPERRDSAVSDLDVDQTHFQQRRLTGDSGIEVCRCRVEPEEEDDDEEEEGHLQTESAIGMGEAIHDSADCSARLDGDTKEVWPVSSVTPPTDAVVISMETECDIKSTGVL, from the exons ATGGAGTACCACAGCTCAGGGACACTGCCTCTCCTGGGAAGCCCTCGCTACTGTCCGGGCACCAAAAGTGCTAGCGGCTACCTCTGTCAGACCGGACACTGCTGCCAGGAGACGGGCTGCTGCACCTACTACTACGAGCTGTGGT GGTTTTGGCTGCTGTGGAGCGTGCTCATCCTGTTCAGCTGCTGCTGTGCGTATCGACACCGTCAGGCGAAGCAGCGCATCCAGCAGCAGCAGAGACAGAGGGAGATCAACCTCATGGCTTATCAAGGAGCCTGCAGTTACCCGTCCTCCATGTTCGACCTCA GTTTCCTCACCTCACTTAAACTGCCGTCCTATGAGGAAGTAGCAGCCCAACCCAGCACCCCGCCCCCTCCCTACAGCTCCGTCGCCTACCAACGAGGCTCCGCCCAACCCGGCCCGAGTCACATGTTGTCATCGCAGAGCTCTGACAACTACACCAGCTGCTCCTGCGACTCCTGCTGTCCGTCATCGCCCTGTAGCTCCTCCCCCTCTTCGGCTCAACTCACAGATGAAACCGATACTAGCCACGCCTCCTCGCCCTCCCTCAGCGAGCCTGGCCACGCCCACTCAGTAGTCATGCACACAGAGTGCGTTCCAATACAGCCACTCTACGAAGGCGGCCAATCGCCAACACGAAGCACAGCCGAGGTCATGGAGGCGGAGCTTCCCAGCTCCACCCCTTTGGCTTCCATTGGCGGCAACATACCAGTGAAGAACACCAGTAGTAGCACAGATAACATTACTGAAATAGTAGACGCACCACAAACTATTAGTACTAATAATATCTGTGATGCAAACGGCGCTAATTCAAAGAATATCACCAGCCTTTGCCATCCGACTCCACCGACCTCCTCATCGTCTCTTCAAGTCTTCTCCATGTCTGACCCGCTTGGTGTTCGTCCCGAGCAGCAGATTAAAGCAGCTCTAAAGGAGGAGCCTGTACAGGCCCCGCCCCCTCAGTCTCCGCCCAGAACCGCTCTCTTTTCTCCAGGCAATGAACCGGAGCGCCGTGATTCCGCCGTGAGCGATCTGGATGTGGACCAAACGCACTTCCAGCAGCGACGGCTGACCGGCGACTCCGGCATCGAGGTCTGCCGCTGCCGCGTAGAACCTGAAgaagaggatgatgatgaagaagaagaaggtcACTTACAGACAGAGTCGGCCATTGGAATGGGTGAAGCCATTCACGATAGTGCGGATTGTTCCGCCAGACTGGATGGGGACACAAAAGAGGTGTGGCCTGTCTCCTCGGTGACTCCGCCCACTGATGCAGTTGTCATCTCGATGGAAACTGAGTGTGACATTAAGAGCACAGGGGTTTTGTGA